From a region of the Sulfuriferula plumbiphila genome:
- the pstA gene encoding phosphate ABC transporter permease PstA has protein sequence MFSLYARRQFANKFNLIASLATMLIGLSALAWIFWTLLSYGLTGVSLDMFTKSTPPPGSTGGLINAIVGSLLMTLVATLVGTPIGILAGTYLAEFGQRGWLAPTTRFINDILLSAPSIVIGLFVYEVYVVSTGHFSGWAGAFALSLIVIPVVVRTTENMLKLIPNSLREAAAALGAPQWKVVTMVTWRASKAGILTGILLAIARISGETAPLLFTALNNQFWSTDMNAPMANLPVVIFQMAMSPYDDWHKLAWAGALLITSAVLGLSVAARILFRQQSSSH, from the coding sequence ATGTTTTCCCTGTACGCACGACGGCAATTCGCCAACAAATTCAACTTGATCGCCTCGCTCGCGACCATGCTGATCGGCCTGTCAGCGCTGGCCTGGATATTTTGGACATTGCTGTCATATGGCTTGACGGGTGTAAGCCTGGACATGTTTACCAAATCCACCCCACCACCGGGCAGTACCGGGGGGCTTATCAACGCCATAGTGGGCAGCCTGCTGATGACGCTGGTCGCGACTCTGGTGGGCACGCCCATCGGCATTCTGGCAGGTACCTACCTGGCAGAATTTGGCCAACGCGGCTGGCTGGCGCCAACCACTCGCTTTATCAATGACATTCTGCTGTCTGCTCCGTCCATTGTGATTGGTTTGTTTGTTTATGAAGTTTATGTGGTTAGCACGGGACATTTTTCGGGGTGGGCGGGTGCATTTGCGTTGTCCCTGATTGTCATTCCGGTGGTCGTGCGCACTACCGAGAATATGCTTAAACTGATTCCCAACAGTTTGCGTGAGGCGGCAGCCGCACTGGGTGCCCCGCAATGGAAAGTGGTCACCATGGTCACCTGGCGCGCCTCCAAAGCGGGAATATTGACCGGGATTTTGCTGGCCATCGCGCGCATCAGCGGAGAAACCGCGCCACTGCTGTTCACAGCGCTGAACAATCAGTTCTGGAGTACCGACATGAACGCGCCGATGGCCAACTTGCCGGTGGTGATTTTCCAGATGGCGATGAGCCCATATGATGATTGGCACAAACTGGCGTGGGCTGGCGCCCTGCTGATTACCTCTGCGGTACTCGGACTCAGCGTCGCTGCACGCATCCTGTTCCGCCAGCAGTCTTCATCCCATTAA
- a CDS encoding RlmE family RNA methyltransferase — MKPSRTSKAWMREHVNDPYVKLARQHGYRSRAAFKLDEINTRDRLIRAGMLVVDLGATPGGWSQIAAKLGAKVVALDLLEMDAIAGVTFIQGDFTGVAALTELEQVLAGRLPDLVISDMAPNMSGVASADQARSMHLCELALEFACNHLKPGGDFLVKAFQGEGFQEYVKAMRDQFAQVVTRKPRASRDRSSEVYVLGKSRRQTVAAAPESV, encoded by the coding sequence ATGAAGCCCAGTAGAACCAGCAAAGCCTGGATGCGCGAGCATGTGAATGATCCCTATGTGAAACTGGCCAGGCAGCATGGTTATCGTTCACGCGCGGCATTCAAGCTCGATGAAATCAACACCCGTGATCGCCTGATCCGGGCTGGAATGCTGGTGGTTGACCTGGGTGCCACACCCGGGGGCTGGTCGCAGATTGCTGCCAAGCTGGGCGCAAAGGTGGTTGCACTGGATCTGCTGGAGATGGATGCGATCGCCGGGGTGACTTTCATCCAGGGCGACTTTACCGGTGTGGCCGCCCTGACGGAGCTGGAACAAGTGCTGGCAGGACGGCTGCCCGACCTTGTAATTTCGGATATGGCACCCAATATGAGTGGCGTCGCCAGCGCCGACCAGGCGCGCAGTATGCATCTATGCGAACTGGCGCTGGAATTTGCCTGCAATCATTTGAAACCGGGCGGCGATTTTCTGGTCAAGGCTTTTCAGGGTGAGGGTTTTCAGGAATACGTGAAGGCCATGCGAGACCAGTTCGCGCAGGTTGTGACCCGCAAACCGCGCGCTTCGCGCGACCGCAGCAGTGAAGTCTATGTGCTGGGAAAAAGCAGACGGCAAACAGTGGCAGCAGCACCCGAATCAGTTTAG
- the folP gene encoding dihydropteroate synthase, with amino-acid sequence MILHCANIQLDVSFPRIMGIVNVTPDSFSDGGRHAHVESAVEHAHQLIAEGAAIIDIGGESTRPGAEVVPLQQELDRVVPLLTALQGCGAVLSVDTRKPEVMAAAIAAGAHMINDIDALQAKGALQAVACGDVAVCLMHKQGEPQAMQNNPRYHDVVAEVTGFLAARIAAARAAGIAGARIVVDPGFGFGKSLEHNLKLLHHLDRITQFGVPVLVGISRKSMLGKITGRAVDQREYAGLAAHILAVMRGARILRVHDVAACQDALKIIQAVEESDE; translated from the coding sequence ATGATTTTACACTGCGCCAACATTCAACTCGATGTGTCTTTCCCCCGTATCATGGGGATAGTCAACGTCACCCCGGATTCATTTTCGGACGGCGGCCGGCACGCACATGTTGAATCTGCGGTGGAGCATGCGCATCAATTGATTGCGGAGGGGGCCGCGATAATTGATATCGGGGGTGAATCTACCCGCCCGGGAGCGGAGGTGGTGCCATTACAGCAGGAGCTGGACCGGGTGGTGCCGCTGCTCACCGCATTGCAAGGCTGCGGCGCCGTGCTGTCGGTGGATACGCGTAAACCCGAGGTCATGGCTGCTGCCATTGCAGCGGGTGCCCATATGATTAACGACATCGACGCACTCCAGGCAAAAGGTGCGTTGCAGGCCGTGGCATGCGGCGATGTAGCGGTGTGTCTGATGCACAAACAAGGCGAACCGCAAGCGATGCAGAACAATCCGCGTTACCACGATGTGGTGGCCGAGGTGACCGGTTTTCTTGCTGCGCGCATTGCGGCTGCCAGGGCTGCAGGTATCGCCGGCGCGCGCATTGTGGTGGATCCGGGCTTTGGTTTTGGAAAATCCCTGGAGCATAATCTTAAACTTCTGCACCATCTTGACCGTATTACGCAATTCGGCGTGCCGGTACTGGTGGGCATTTCACGCAAGTCCATGCTTGGCAAGATTACCGGCCGTGCTGTTGACCAGCGTGAATATGCCGGTCTGGCGGCGCACATATTGGCAGTCATGCGTGGCGCACGCATTTTGCGCGTCCACGATGTCGCGGCATGTCAGGACGCGCTAAAAATAATTCAGGCAGTGGAGGAGAGTGATGAATAG
- the ftsH gene encoding ATP-dependent zinc metalloprotease FtsH: protein MNNMFKNIAIWLVVALVLMTVFNQFSTRQTAQAQMDYSQFIDEVKQGQIAKVVISNHVLKGVKTDGKHFTSYAPSDPWMVSDLLKNGVVIEAKPEEEPSFLMSLFVSWFPMLLLIGVWIFFMRQMQGGGKGGAFSFGKSKARMLDESTNQITFADVAGCDEAKEEVSELVEFLRDPSKFQKLGGRIPRGVLMVGSPGTGKTLLAKAIAGEAKVPFFSISGSDFVEMFVGVGAARVRDMFEQAKKHAPCIIFIDEIDAVGRQRGAGMGGGNDEREQTLNQLLVEMDGFEGTAGVIVIAATNRPDVLDPALLRPGRFDRQVVVPLPDIRGREQILLVHMRKIPMAPDVRADILARGTPGFSGADLANLVNEAALFAARGNKRLVDMDDFEHAKDKIMMGAERKNMVMPEEERRNTAYHEAGHAVVAYLLDKTDPVHKVTIIPRGRALGLTMQLPTEDRYSMDREQILQNISVLFGGRIAEEVFMNHMTTGASNDFERATEMARRMVTQWGMSDALGPMVYGENEGEIFLGRSVTTHKNVSEATMQKVDMEIRRIIDQQYTLARKILEDNRDKVEAMAHALLEWETIDADQIGDIMKGQPPRPPKPSTSLPTNPPQGGAPVVTPVPAATPVQEV from the coding sequence GTGAATAACATGTTTAAAAATATTGCCATTTGGCTGGTGGTTGCCCTGGTGCTGATGACGGTATTCAACCAGTTCAGCACGCGTCAGACCGCGCAAGCGCAAATGGACTACTCGCAGTTCATCGATGAGGTCAAACAGGGCCAGATCGCCAAAGTGGTGATTTCAAACCATGTGTTGAAAGGGGTGAAAACCGACGGCAAGCACTTCACCTCTTATGCGCCCTCAGATCCCTGGATGGTTTCCGACCTGCTCAAAAATGGCGTGGTGATAGAAGCAAAACCGGAAGAAGAGCCGTCATTCCTGATGAGCCTGTTCGTATCCTGGTTCCCGATGCTGCTGCTGATCGGGGTGTGGATATTCTTCATGCGCCAGATGCAGGGCGGTGGCAAGGGCGGTGCGTTCTCGTTCGGCAAGAGCAAGGCCCGCATGCTGGACGAATCCACCAACCAGATTACCTTTGCCGATGTGGCGGGGTGCGATGAAGCCAAGGAAGAAGTCTCCGAACTCGTCGAGTTTCTGCGTGACCCGTCCAAATTCCAGAAACTGGGCGGGCGTATCCCGCGTGGTGTGCTGATGGTAGGCAGCCCTGGTACGGGTAAAACCCTGCTGGCCAAGGCCATAGCGGGCGAAGCCAAAGTGCCGTTTTTCAGTATTTCCGGTTCCGATTTCGTCGAGATGTTTGTCGGCGTGGGTGCAGCACGCGTGCGTGACATGTTCGAGCAGGCCAAAAAACACGCCCCCTGCATCATCTTCATTGATGAAATTGACGCAGTCGGCCGCCAGCGCGGCGCGGGCATGGGTGGCGGCAATGATGAACGCGAGCAGACGCTGAACCAGTTGCTGGTGGAAATGGACGGCTTCGAGGGCACCGCCGGGGTGATCGTGATCGCCGCCACCAACCGTCCGGATGTGCTTGATCCAGCCTTGCTGCGCCCGGGTCGATTTGACCGCCAGGTGGTGGTGCCCTTGCCTGATATTCGCGGACGCGAGCAGATTCTGCTGGTGCATATGCGCAAGATTCCGATGGCGCCGGATGTGCGCGCCGATATTCTGGCACGTGGCACCCCCGGGTTTTCCGGGGCGGATCTCGCCAACCTGGTGAACGAGGCGGCGCTGTTCGCTGCGCGTGGAAACAAGCGCCTGGTGGACATGGATGACTTCGAGCATGCCAAGGACAAGATCATGATGGGTGCTGAGCGCAAAAACATGGTCATGCCCGAAGAAGAGCGCCGTAACACCGCTTACCACGAGGCGGGGCACGCCGTGGTGGCGTATCTGCTGGACAAGACAGATCCGGTGCACAAGGTCACCATCATCCCGCGCGGACGCGCACTGGGACTGACCATGCAGCTGCCGACGGAAGACCGCTACAGCATGGACCGTGAGCAGATACTGCAAAACATATCGGTACTGTTTGGCGGGCGCATCGCCGAAGAAGTATTCATGAATCATATGACCACGGGCGCTTCGAACGATTTCGAGCGCGCCACGGAAATGGCACGGCGCATGGTGACGCAATGGGGTATGTCCGATGCGCTGGGGCCGATGGTGTATGGTGAAAATGAAGGCGAGATATTCCTTGGGCGCAGCGTGACCACGCACAAGAATGTATCCGAAGCGACCATGCAGAAGGTGGACATGGAAATCCGCCGCATCATTGACCAGCAGTACACCCTGGCGCGCAAGATACTGGAAGATAACCGTGACAAGGTGGAAGCCATGGCGCACGCGTTACTGGAATGGGAAACCATTGATGCCGATCAGATTGGCGACATCATGAAAGGTCAGCCGCCGCGGCCACCCAAGCCCAGTACAAGCCTGCCGACAAATCCGCCGCAAGGAGGTGCGCCAGTGGTCACCCCCGTGCCTGCTGCGACGCCTGTACAAGAAGTCTAA
- the greA gene encoding transcription elongation factor GreA: MSKIPLTVKGAEMLRQELHRLKTIERPSVITAIAEARAQGDLSENAEYDAAKEKQGFIEGRIADLEGKLSSAQIINPAELDADGRVVFGATVELEDLETGAMVTYQIVGDDEADIKQSKISISSPIARALIGKSAGDTADVQAPGGVRQYEVLDVSYI; the protein is encoded by the coding sequence ATGAGCAAAATTCCATTGACAGTCAAGGGCGCGGAAATGCTGCGTCAGGAACTGCATCGGCTGAAAACCATAGAACGCCCGTCGGTGATTACCGCAATAGCAGAAGCGCGCGCGCAGGGTGATTTGTCGGAAAACGCCGAGTACGATGCCGCCAAAGAGAAGCAGGGCTTTATCGAAGGCCGCATTGCCGACCTGGAGGGCAAGCTGTCCTCGGCGCAGATCATCAATCCAGCCGAGCTGGATGCAGATGGGCGCGTGGTGTTCGGTGCCACGGTAGAGCTGGAAGACCTGGAAACCGGCGCGATGGTTACCTACCAGATCGTCGGCGACGATGAAGCCGACATCAAGCAATCCAAAATTTCCATCAGCTCGCCGATCGCCCGCGCACTGATCGGCAAAAGTGCGGGGGATACCGCTGACGTGCAGGCGCCGGGCGGTGTGCGCCAATATGAAGTGCTGGATGTGAGCTACATATAA
- the yhbY gene encoding ribosome assembly RNA-binding protein YhbY, producing the protein MITLNALQRRYLRGQAHHLHPVVMIGDAGLTDAVMREVDINLKSHELIKVRVFGDERSNRIAIMEKICADLAAAPVQHIGKLLLIYRPAARPRISLPK; encoded by the coding sequence ATGATTACCCTCAATGCACTACAACGCCGCTATTTACGCGGACAAGCCCATCACCTGCATCCGGTTGTCATGATCGGCGATGCGGGGCTGACCGACGCGGTCATGCGTGAAGTGGACATCAACCTGAAAAGTCACGAGCTCATCAAAGTAAGGGTATTCGGCGATGAGCGCAGCAATCGCATTGCCATCATGGAAAAAATCTGTGCCGATCTGGCCGCAGCACCGGTTCAACATATTGGCAAACTGTTATTGATTTACCGTCCGGCAGCCAGGCCCAGGATCAGCCTGCCCAAGTAA
- the pstC gene encoding phosphate ABC transporter permease subunit PstC translates to MSNPLSTHRTRRFMWQDKLFRGATRIFAFIVLALLVGILASLVAGSIPAIHTFGLGFLTDGSWNPVTEKFGALVPIYGTLATSIIALLIGVPLSFGIAVFLTELSPKWLKRPLGIAIELLAGVPSIIYGMWGLFVFAPLFAEHVQPWLIDKLGPLPVFGPLFQGAPMGIGMLTAGLILALMVVPFIASVMRDVFEIVPPLLKESAYGLGATTWEVVWNIVLPYTKIGVVGSIMLGLGRALGETMAITFVIGNAHQLSTSLMMPGNTISSALANEFTEADGKLYTSALIELGLILFFITFVVLALSKLLLLQLGKHEGKKS, encoded by the coding sequence ATGAGCAACCCGCTATCCACCCATCGCACTCGCCGTTTCATGTGGCAGGACAAACTGTTCCGCGGTGCCACACGGATTTTTGCGTTTATTGTGCTGGCCCTGCTTGTCGGCATTCTGGCTTCTCTGGTAGCAGGTAGCATACCCGCGATCCACACATTCGGACTGGGATTCCTGACGGATGGCTCCTGGAACCCGGTCACCGAAAAATTCGGCGCGCTGGTGCCTATCTATGGCACCTTGGCGACCTCGATCATCGCATTATTGATTGGCGTACCACTCAGCTTTGGCATTGCGGTATTCCTGACTGAATTATCGCCCAAATGGCTGAAGCGTCCATTGGGCATTGCAATTGAATTACTGGCAGGCGTGCCCAGCATTATTTACGGCATGTGGGGACTGTTCGTATTCGCTCCCCTGTTCGCTGAACATGTCCAGCCCTGGCTGATTGACAAGCTTGGCCCGCTGCCTGTATTCGGGCCGCTGTTTCAGGGGGCACCGATGGGTATTGGCATGTTGACTGCAGGCTTGATTCTGGCGTTGATGGTGGTACCGTTTATCGCTTCCGTCATGCGCGACGTATTTGAAATCGTGCCACCCCTGCTCAAGGAATCCGCATATGGTTTAGGTGCCACCACCTGGGAAGTCGTGTGGAACATCGTGTTGCCCTATACCAAGATCGGCGTGGTCGGCAGCATCATGCTCGGACTCGGGCGCGCCCTGGGTGAAACCATGGCAATCACGTTTGTGATTGGCAATGCGCATCAGCTCAGTACTTCGCTGATGATGCCTGGCAACACCATATCCTCGGCGCTCGCCAACGAATTCACCGAGGCCGATGGCAAGCTGTACACCTCGGCCCTGATCGAGCTCGGGCTGATTCTCTTCTTCATCACTTTTGTTGTGCTGGCCTTGTCCAAACTGCTGCTGCTGCAACTGGGCAAGCACGAAGGCAAAAAAAGCTAG
- the tpiA gene encoding triose-phosphate isomerase: protein MRKKLVAGNWKMHGSVVENKALLDALVAALGQADAAACIVCAPFPYLAQVQSVLSGTGLAWGAQNMSQYAKGAYTGEVSAPMLLDFGCSHVIVGHSERRALYGEDDAAVAAKFAAALAAGLTPILCVGETLDERQAGVTETVIGRQLDAVLAVSGIGGMGRAVVAYEPVWAIGTGKTASPEQAQAVHAFIRDRLAVLDKAVAAALVIQYGGSVKAANAAELFSQPDIDGGLIGGASLVADEFIAICRAAQG from the coding sequence ATGCGCAAAAAACTGGTCGCAGGCAACTGGAAAATGCACGGTAGCGTGGTTGAGAACAAGGCATTGCTTGATGCTTTGGTGGCTGCGCTGGGGCAGGCGGATGCAGCTGCCTGCATTGTGTGTGCGCCATTTCCGTATCTGGCGCAGGTGCAGTCTGTGTTGTCCGGCACCGGGCTGGCATGGGGCGCTCAAAACATGAGCCAGTACGCGAAAGGGGCATATACGGGCGAGGTCTCCGCCCCGATGTTGCTGGATTTTGGTTGCAGCCACGTCATCGTCGGTCACTCCGAGCGGCGTGCGCTGTATGGTGAAGATGATGCGGCAGTCGCCGCCAAATTCGCTGCGGCATTGGCTGCAGGCTTAACCCCCATCCTGTGCGTGGGAGAGACGCTGGATGAACGTCAGGCGGGTGTTACCGAAACCGTTATCGGGCGCCAGCTGGATGCAGTATTGGCGGTGTCCGGCATTGGCGGTATGGGGCGCGCAGTGGTGGCATATGAGCCGGTATGGGCGATTGGTACCGGCAAGACAGCCAGCCCGGAGCAGGCGCAGGCCGTGCACGCGTTCATTCGTGACAGGCTGGCCGTGCTGGATAAGGCTGTTGCAGCGGCATTGGTGATTCAATATGGCGGTAGCGTAAAGGCCGCCAATGCGGCAGAATTGTTTTCCCAGCCGGACATTGACGGTGGGTTGATTGGCGGCGCGTCGCTGGTGGCTGATGAGTTCATCGCCATTTGCCGGGCGGCACAAGGCTGA
- the glmM gene encoding phosphoglucosamine mutase, which yields MNRKYFGTDGVRGRVGESPITPDFVMRLGYAAGKVLASDALGLAAGENPVVLIGKDTRISGYMLEAALQAGLCAAGVDVRLVGPMPTPAVAYLTRALRLQAGVVISASHNPFEDNGIKFFSAIGAKLPDATELAIEALLDEPMQTMPSRGLGRVKRIDDAAARYIEFCKSTFPFERDLRGLRIVLDCAHGATYHVAPHVLHELGAEVIPIGNHPDGLNINRECGATHTNAMSTAVRRHRADFGLALDGDGDRLMMADADGTIFDGDQLVYAIARHRSESGYLKGGVAGTLMTNLGMEHALGRLNIPFARAKVGDRYVLELLQLNGWQLGGETSGHILCLDKHTTGDGIISALQVLHALRDSGTSLAEYTADLTLYPQVLLNVRVAKGFDLNHAAVRQACNDAESALGKEGRIVLRASGTEPLIRVMVESTCPDQSMRQAEHIAKAVRQAAPAPGSP from the coding sequence ATGAATAGAAAATATTTTGGTACGGACGGGGTGCGCGGGCGGGTAGGGGAAAGCCCGATCACGCCGGACTTTGTCATGCGTCTGGGCTATGCGGCAGGCAAGGTGCTCGCTTCCGATGCCTTGGGGTTGGCAGCGGGAGAAAACCCGGTGGTGCTGATTGGAAAAGATACCCGCATTTCCGGCTACATGCTGGAGGCTGCACTGCAGGCCGGTCTGTGCGCCGCCGGTGTGGATGTACGTCTGGTGGGGCCGATGCCGACACCGGCGGTGGCTTATCTGACCCGTGCGCTGCGCCTGCAGGCAGGGGTGGTGATTTCCGCCTCGCACAATCCGTTTGAAGACAACGGTATCAAGTTTTTCTCCGCTATCGGAGCCAAACTGCCGGACGCAACCGAACTGGCCATTGAAGCGCTGCTTGATGAACCGATGCAAACCATGCCTTCCAGGGGCCTGGGACGAGTCAAGCGCATCGACGACGCTGCAGCACGCTATATCGAGTTTTGCAAGAGCACCTTCCCATTTGAGCGCGATCTGCGTGGCCTGCGCATTGTTCTGGACTGCGCGCACGGCGCTACTTACCATGTCGCTCCGCATGTGCTGCATGAACTGGGCGCAGAAGTGATTCCCATCGGCAATCACCCGGATGGTCTCAATATTAACCGCGAATGCGGTGCTACTCACACCAATGCGATGAGCACGGCGGTGCGCCGCCATCGTGCCGATTTCGGTCTTGCACTGGATGGCGATGGCGACCGCCTGATGATGGCCGATGCCGACGGCACGATTTTCGACGGCGATCAACTGGTCTACGCCATCGCCAGGCACCGTTCCGAGAGCGGTTATCTGAAGGGCGGCGTGGCCGGTACACTGATGACCAACCTGGGCATGGAGCACGCGCTGGGTCGGCTGAATATCCCGTTTGCCCGCGCCAAGGTGGGTGACCGTTACGTGCTGGAATTGCTGCAGCTAAACGGCTGGCAGCTAGGCGGGGAAACCTCCGGACATATATTGTGCCTGGACAAACACACCACCGGCGACGGCATTATCTCCGCTCTGCAAGTGCTCCATGCGCTGCGTGACAGCGGCACATCGCTGGCTGAATACACGGCGGATCTCACGCTCTATCCACAAGTACTGCTGAACGTGCGGGTTGCCAAAGGCTTCGACCTCAACCATGCTGCAGTGCGGCAGGCGTGCAACGATGCTGAAAGCGCCCTGGGCAAGGAGGGCCGCATCGTGCTGCGCGCTTCGGGTACCGAACCGCTGATTCGCGTCATGGTGGAGAGCACCTGCCCGGATCAGTCCATGCGTCAGGCCGAGCATATTGCAAAAGCGGTGCGTCAGGCAGCACCAGCACCCGGCAGTCCATAA
- a CDS encoding DUF4149 domain-containing protein, with protein sequence MKNLPDALARIAVTLWVGGIWAIGYITAPVLFSSLADKQLAGNLAGHMFTVMAYVSMVCGFYLIIQRLAAFGSSAPKQAFFWVALVMLLLTLGGHFGIQPIMENLKERAMPQAVMESIFRDRFARWHGISSIVYLVQSLLGLVLILKQNSR encoded by the coding sequence ATGAAAAACCTGCCCGACGCACTCGCCAGAATTGCCGTTACCCTGTGGGTGGGCGGGATCTGGGCAATTGGCTACATCACCGCGCCGGTACTGTTCAGCAGCCTGGCAGACAAGCAGCTGGCGGGTAATCTGGCGGGGCACATGTTTACCGTCATGGCCTACGTCAGCATGGTATGCGGATTTTATCTGATTATTCAGCGCTTGGCCGCATTTGGCAGCAGCGCGCCTAAGCAGGCATTCTTTTGGGTGGCGCTGGTGATGCTGTTACTGACGCTGGGCGGGCATTTCGGCATCCAGCCCATCATGGAAAACCTCAAGGAGCGGGCCATGCCGCAGGCGGTAATGGAGAGCATCTTCCGTGACCGCTTCGCGCGCTGGCATGGCATTTCCAGCATTGTCTATCTGGTGCAGAGCTTGCTAGGGCTGGTATTGATTTTAAAGCAGAATAGCCGCTGA
- the pstB gene encoding phosphate ABC transporter ATP-binding protein PstB → MTQSMDHNAKISLRNLNFYYGKSHALKNINLDIPDRQVTAFIGPSGCGKSTLLRTMNRMYDLYPGQRAEGEILLDGQNILEKGADLNKLRARVGMVFQKPTPFPMSIYDNIAFGIKLYESMGRSAMDERVEWALKKAALWNEVKDILNRSGNSLSGGQQQRLCIARGIAVKPEVLLLDEPASALDPISTARIEELIHELKTDYTIAIVTHNMQQAARVSDFTAYMYLGEMIEFGKTDLVFTNPKQKATEDYITGKFG, encoded by the coding sequence ATGACCCAGAGCATGGATCACAACGCAAAAATCAGCCTGCGCAATCTGAATTTCTACTACGGCAAGTCGCATGCCCTGAAAAACATCAACCTGGATATCCCGGACCGTCAGGTCACTGCTTTTATCGGCCCTTCCGGCTGCGGCAAATCCACCCTGCTGCGCACCATGAACCGCATGTATGACCTGTACCCTGGACAACGTGCCGAGGGTGAGATCTTGCTTGACGGGCAAAACATCCTGGAAAAAGGCGCCGATCTCAACAAGCTGCGCGCCAGGGTCGGCATGGTATTCCAGAAACCGACACCGTTCCCCATGTCGATTTACGACAATATCGCGTTCGGCATCAAACTGTATGAGAGTATGGGGCGCTCGGCCATGGACGAACGCGTGGAATGGGCGCTGAAAAAAGCTGCACTGTGGAATGAAGTGAAGGACATCCTGAACCGCAGCGGCAATAGCCTGTCGGGGGGCCAGCAGCAACGCTTATGCATCGCACGCGGCATCGCGGTCAAGCCGGAAGTGCTGCTGCTGGACGAACCGGCTTCGGCACTCGACCCGATTTCCACCGCACGTATTGAAGAGTTGATCCACGAACTCAAGACCGACTACACCATCGCCATCGTCACTCACAACATGCAGCAGGCGGCGCGGGTTTCCGATTTCACCGCCTACATGTATCTGGGTGAAATGATCGAATTCGGCAAGACCGATCTGGTATTCACCAATCCAAAACAGAAAGCCACCGAAGATTACATTACCGGGAAATTCGGCTGA
- the pstS gene encoding phosphate ABC transporter substrate-binding protein PstS — MSRNKPGWCSAQLRFVLLHQQGNIKYYAYEKICCPGTCSCNDTRRWLGFFSQYSSQRDYWRGCSFPYPIYAKWAEAYKAKTGIGMNYQSIGSGGGIKQIKAKTVDFGASDMPLKPDVLEKDGLMQFPTVVGGVVPVINLRGMAAGTVRLNGTVLADIFMGKIQKWNDPAIAALNKGTRLPASSITVVHRSDGSGTTFIFTNYLAKVSPEWKEKVGNDTSVAWPAGVGGKGNEGVASFVQRIQGSVGYVEYAYAKQNRIPHALLQNKEGVFVAPEANAFKAAAAGADWEHAPGFYEILTNEPGRASWPITGATFILMHKVQSKPASAKEVLNFFDWAYANGDDMALGLDYVPLPGRVTKIIANAWKTRIKDTNGKAVW; from the coding sequence GTGTCTCGAAACAAGCCGGGATGGTGCAGTGCGCAACTCCGATTTGTTTTACTGCACCAACAGGGAAACATAAAATATTATGCATACGAAAAAATCTGCTGTCCGGGGACTTGCAGCTGCAATGATACTCGGCGCTGGCTGGGCTTTTTCAGCCAGTACAGCAGCCAACGAGATTACTGGCGCGGGTGCTCTTTCCCGTATCCGATTTATGCGAAATGGGCTGAGGCATACAAAGCCAAGACCGGTATTGGCATGAACTATCAATCCATCGGTTCAGGTGGCGGCATCAAACAGATTAAAGCCAAAACCGTAGATTTCGGCGCTTCTGACATGCCTCTGAAGCCTGATGTTCTGGAAAAAGACGGCCTGATGCAATTTCCCACCGTAGTCGGTGGCGTGGTGCCTGTAATCAACCTGCGCGGTATGGCAGCGGGCACAGTTCGGCTGAACGGTACGGTACTGGCAGACATTTTCATGGGAAAAATCCAGAAATGGAACGACCCGGCCATTGCAGCCTTGAACAAGGGGACCCGCCTGCCCGCTTCTTCGATTACCGTGGTGCATCGTTCCGATGGCTCCGGCACCACGTTTATCTTTACCAATTACCTGGCCAAAGTCAGCCCGGAATGGAAAGAAAAAGTGGGTAATGACACTTCCGTGGCCTGGCCGGCGGGCGTCGGCGGCAAGGGCAACGAGGGCGTGGCTTCCTTCGTACAGCGCATCCAGGGCTCGGTTGGCTACGTGGAGTACGCTTACGCCAAACAGAACAGGATTCCTCACGCGCTACTGCAAAACAAGGAAGGCGTCTTTGTTGCTCCAGAAGCAAATGCGTTCAAGGCAGCCGCCGCGGGTGCAGACTGGGAACACGCCCCCGGCTTTTACGAAATACTGACCAACGAACCTGGCAGGGCGAGCTGGCCTATTACAGGCGCCACATTCATCCTGATGCACAAAGTGCAGAGCAAGCCTGCCTCTGCCAAAGAAGTGTTGAATTTCTTTGACTGGGCATACGCCAACGGCGATGATATGGCACTAGGACTGGATTATGTGCCACTGCCTGGCAGGGTGACGAAAATCATTGCCAATGCATGGAAAACCCGGATCAAGGACACAAACGGCAAGGCCGTCTGGTAG